Proteins from one Candidatus Hinthialibacter antarcticus genomic window:
- a CDS encoding DNA internalization-related competence protein ComEC/Rec2, producing the protein MRDKGLSSGSIQVFLGPPSASRPMTAITLSYIIGLILTTYFDIPYILLTIAALTLPILTAIAVLTGRLQAKTKSVWRLLLALAMLSGALRMQTQIESWALLQGRVQSIAQSGEMLITGTVQESNRYEPNSQTLVLKQVFVEKWGRSQPFPCDLIVRTGHLPQDAHIGDHVQFTGRIAPIRGLRVQTGFDFQQYRYAQNVFAESYVSSDDVTINTQNEFTLRTAAFRAQDQINTHLLADESSNEQRALISGLLSSIALGIRSGVPASLNDSLHASGLAHITSISGLHVSLVLFGFAFALKLLGLRRRWAGGLTVVVAILYLCLVGFRVPTVRAALMAFVLIGSYFTERRVDALNSLGLAALLILLYNPSELWLPSFQLSFTAVLALVLFNPMQQWLFHAFPFGFKHLAEGMFASVVVISALAPFSLHTFHDITPAAVLGNLIAIPLLGILLPLTYIWLAVSWLPFGLLTSSIGWALVQVCRALLWTIQTTAADGAFQFTLAFPGVACLAVGLLALLLLARPLVDWGRIGPCRVLNLHIALVLALASLLLYGQRLAPGNLRVDFVALGQGDCTLIRTPNDKTILIDGGPKPFHQTSRTITQLEEFLLAQGVSAIDLLILTHPQNDHIGVLPQVAQRFPVGRMLEGVADNNSMTYQNLVRALDERGVERHPIRQGDSFQIDGVEFWALNPALESHEKDINEQSVVLWMRWKKFDALFTGDIGSKTEQRLITDYDNWDADILKVAHHGSRYSTSDGFLRETLPEFAIIQTGRNNYGHPHIDTRQRLYDINAHILRTDYDGSIQLQTDGEGYRLYASRSNRLYVFKEE; encoded by the coding sequence ATGCGTGACAAAGGTTTATCTTCCGGTAGCATTCAAGTATTTCTTGGCCCGCCGAGCGCAAGCCGCCCGATGACGGCGATCACGCTATCATACATAATCGGCTTAATTCTAACAACTTACTTTGATATTCCCTATATTCTGCTCACAATTGCGGCTTTAACACTTCCTATATTGACCGCAATTGCCGTCCTCACAGGCCGCTTACAAGCGAAAACAAAAAGCGTTTGGCGGCTTTTGTTAGCCTTGGCGATGCTTTCAGGGGCTTTGCGCATGCAAACCCAGATCGAATCATGGGCGCTGCTGCAAGGACGGGTACAAAGCATAGCCCAAAGCGGCGAAATGTTGATAACCGGAACGGTCCAGGAATCGAACCGCTATGAACCCAACTCGCAAACGCTGGTTCTCAAACAAGTTTTCGTGGAAAAATGGGGGCGCTCTCAGCCATTTCCATGCGATCTGATTGTGAGGACAGGCCATTTGCCGCAAGACGCACACATTGGAGATCACGTCCAATTTACTGGACGCATCGCGCCGATCCGGGGGCTGAGGGTGCAAACAGGCTTTGATTTTCAACAATACCGCTATGCGCAAAACGTCTTCGCGGAATCCTACGTCTCTTCAGACGACGTCACAATCAATACCCAAAATGAATTCACCTTACGCACCGCCGCATTCCGGGCGCAAGACCAAATCAACACCCACTTATTGGCAGACGAAAGTTCAAACGAACAACGCGCGTTAATCAGCGGGTTGCTGTCTTCGATTGCATTGGGCATTCGTTCCGGCGTACCTGCTTCGCTCAACGATTCTCTCCACGCTTCGGGATTAGCGCACATCACTTCGATCAGCGGACTGCATGTCTCGCTGGTGCTGTTTGGTTTCGCCTTCGCGCTTAAACTGCTGGGGCTGCGTCGACGTTGGGCGGGCGGGCTGACGGTTGTGGTTGCGATTTTGTATTTATGCCTGGTGGGATTCCGCGTCCCGACTGTACGGGCTGCGCTGATGGCGTTTGTTCTCATCGGTAGTTACTTTACTGAACGCCGCGTCGATGCGCTCAATTCGCTGGGGCTGGCGGCGCTGCTCATCTTGCTCTACAACCCGTCAGAACTTTGGCTGCCGTCCTTTCAATTGTCATTCACCGCCGTGCTGGCGCTGGTTCTTTTCAATCCCATGCAGCAATGGCTCTTTCACGCTTTCCCCTTTGGATTCAAACATCTCGCCGAAGGGATGTTCGCATCGGTGGTGGTGATCTCCGCCCTGGCGCCGTTTTCGCTGCATACATTTCACGATATTACTCCCGCCGCCGTGTTGGGCAATTTGATCGCGATTCCGTTGCTGGGAATATTGCTGCCGCTCACCTATATATGGTTGGCAGTCAGCTGGCTGCCCTTTGGGCTTCTAACCAGCAGCATCGGCTGGGCGTTGGTGCAGGTCTGCCGCGCACTGTTGTGGACCATCCAAACCACGGCTGCTGACGGCGCGTTTCAATTCACGCTTGCGTTCCCCGGCGTTGCCTGTTTGGCGGTTGGATTATTGGCGCTGCTGCTTCTCGCCCGCCCGCTGGTTGATTGGGGGCGAATCGGGCCGTGCAGGGTGCTCAATCTCCATATCGCGTTGGTGCTCGCGTTGGCTTCGCTGCTTCTGTATGGACAACGACTGGCGCCGGGCAATCTGCGCGTTGACTTTGTCGCGCTAGGCCAGGGTGACTGCACCCTCATTCGTACGCCCAACGACAAGACCATCTTGATCGACGGCGGGCCGAAACCGTTTCACCAAACCTCCCGAACGATAACGCAATTGGAGGAGTTTCTGCTTGCGCAAGGCGTTAGCGCTATTGACCTCCTCATATTGACGCATCCACAGAACGACCACATCGGCGTTTTGCCTCAGGTCGCGCAGCGCTTCCCGGTTGGGCGTATGCTGGAAGGCGTTGCTGACAACAACTCAATGACATACCAAAATTTGGTCCGCGCCTTGGATGAACGCGGCGTCGAGCGCCATCCGATTCGGCAAGGCGACTCGTTCCAGATCGACGGCGTTGAGTTTTGGGCGCTGAACCCGGCGTTGGAGTCGCATGAGAAAGACATCAATGAGCAGTCGGTTGTCCTTTGGATGCGCTGGAAAAAATTTGACGCTCTCTTCACTGGAGACATTGGCAGCAAAACCGAACAGCGCCTCATCACGGATTATGACAATTGGGACGCGGACATATTAAAGGTCGCGCACCACGGTAGCCGCTATTCAACCAGCGATGGGTTTCTTAGAGAGACCCTGCCGGAATTTGCGATCATCCAAACAGGCCGTAATAATTATGGGCACCCGCATATTGATACGCGCCAGCGGCTCTATGACATCAATGCGCATATCCTGAGAACGGATTACGACGGCAGCATCCAACTGCAAACCGACGGCGAAGGCTATCGCCTCTACGCCTCCCGCAGCAACCGGCTGTATGTGTTTAAGGAAGAATAA